The Magnetococcus marinus MC-1 genome contains the following window.
CAACAGGCCGATAAGGAATCCCTTAATCATGCCCATGGATCTTGCGTTGCTGCAAACCCACCCTCCGCTGGCGTTGCTGCCCATACCCATCCAAGAGCAGATTGTACGACAGTGCCAAGTCATTACCATACCGGCGCGTACCTTAGTGTTTGATGATGGCCACGCCTGTCAGGCCTTACCCTTTTTATTAAAAGGTTCCATTCGGGTTTTTAAACAAGGGGAGAATGGTCGTGAGATCAGCCTCTATCGGGTCAAGCCCGATGAGTTATGCATTATCACCCTAAGCTGTTTAATGGGGGGCACCCCTTACCCAGCAACCGGTGTGACCGAGAGCGAAGTAGAAGCCGTTGCCCTACCCCGCGCCCTTTTTTTGACGCTTATTAGCCGTGAGCCAAGCTTTCGCGATATGGCTTTTGCCCACTATAGCAGCCGACTGGCGGAGTTGATGCAATTGGTCGAAGCTGTGACTTTTCAAAAGCTGGACCAACGCCTCGCGGAGTGGCTGGTCCAGCAGGAGGGGCCCATCCTGGTGTCGCACCAACAGATGGCCGATGAGTTGGGCAGTGTACGCGAGATGATTAGCCGTCTACTAAAACAGTTTGAGGCCAATGGTTGGATCGTATTGGGGCGAAAACAGGTGGAAATTGTAAACCGCTCGGCGCTGCTTGCCTACAAAACGGGAACTATGTGATCAAAGTCACTGTAAATTTGCCCCACATGTTCTATAAGGGTTCATCGTTAGAGCGTTTCTAACACGTTACAACTGATGGAGTATGCAGATATGAAAGCGAACGTTGGCGGTATTGACCGCATTTTACGTATGGTTGCCGGTATTGCCCTCATTGCTTGGGCCGCTGTTTTGGGTGGTCCTGTGTGGGCTTGGGTTGGGGTAGTACCCTTGCTGACTGGCTTGTTTAAATTTTGTCCGTTCTACCCCATTCTGGGCATCAGTAGCTGTAGCAAGTGTGAGTAGTCCCCTGTGCCATGAAGGATGCCTAAGCATCCTTCATGGCCACTTTAAACAACCCCCACCATGCTGTTGGCTTGGCTCAACAGGAGTGCCGTTTTCCAAGGGTATTGTGCCCCGGAGATCTTACGCGGTACACGCCTATACTTTCCCCTCATGCAAACCCTCGCAAGCAAAACAAACAACAACCCTCAGCCTTTTCACCTAAAATCTTATTTTTTCTCCTCGCCATCGAATTTATCGCCCGTGACGGTTGTATTTCTTGGCAAGATGCTTACAATGGGAAGAACTGGAAATAACTATTCCCGGAGTAACCGATGGTTCTTTGTAGCTTTACCGTAGGCGACCTTCTATTGGGCATCGACATTATGTTGGTGCGGGAAATTCGCCGAGCGACCCCTTGTACCCAAGTGCCTGGGGCACCAGACTTTTACATGGGCCTGGTCAATATTCGTGGTCAAGTTGCCACCATCGCCGATTTGCGCACCCGCTTAGGCTGGGAACAAGGTGGTGTGGGCCAAGACAACACCGGCTACTTTATCATCATGAAAACCAAGCCTGAAGTTAAGGAGTGGTACCATGATAAGGTAGACAAGCATTGTCCCTGGGAAGATCGGTTTGGTCTGCGGGTCGATAAGCTTGGCGTGGTGCAGGATTTTGGCAACGAGGGTTTCCAACCGCGTCCAGCCAACTTAGAGGGCATCTCTGCGCGTTTTGCCAAAGGGGTGATCGAACTGGACCGCAAGCTGCTGGTGGTGCTCAACCTACCCGCCTTGATGGGCTTTGGTGACCCAGAGAAGATGGACGACTAAGCGGCCTGCAACCCCGACAGGATGCAGATGAACCTTTCTTAAACCCGCACCCCTTACACTTGATCCGTGGTTGCGTAGCAGGCATACCCTGGTTTTTTTTGTGGGATCGCCGTTTTTTAAGCAAAAGCGCCCTTGGCCTACCAGAGCCCCGCTCTGTGACACCAAGCTCTAAAGGGGTTGGAGGCGGCCTGGGTCGTTGCACAGGCGCTCAACGGTTGGGCAGGGTGGAACGCGGTTCTCTCCCCCTTAGCTTTCCGGCATACTCTCCGCCCCTGGCCCGCTTGGTGAACTGTACCACACCGACAACCGCTCATGACATGCGGTTTCGTCTGTTTTTGGAGCAACCAAATAAGCGCTTTTTTTAACAGCCCATGCTCTGAGGATTAAAGGTGGTCTCTCCTGTTGCCCTCTCTTCTGCCACTCAAAGCGCACCGAGACGACTTATTCTCATCTTCCGTGCAAACACCGGTTATTCCAATCCAGCGCGTCCCCATCCCATGGCACAACATAAAGCATGGTGGTTCCTATGGGTTTGAGAATCTACAGCTTTTTATGGGCAATGCTGTTTTTAGCAACCTTTGGCCTGGTCACCCCAGCCTTGGCCAGACCCCTTGATGAAATTATGCGCAGCGGAGAACTGCGGCTCTGTATTAGCGGCGACCATCTTGCCCTGACCAACGCCACCGCCCGGACTTTTGCGCGTTACCTTGGCGTCACCCCCCATATCATCCATTTAAACAGTTGGGATCAACAGTTCCATGACCGCGACCGCGTGACCCACAAGTTTCGCGCTTACATCCCTGCGTTGTTGGCTGATGGTCGCTGTGACATCTACCCCAATGATATCGAGTTGTTTGCATGGCGCATGAACATGCTTACGATTACCCCGCTCTTCGCCACTCGCATGACCGTTGTTGTGCCCCAATCGGTGCTACAACCCATCCGCTCCCTACAAGATCTAGGAGGCAAGCGCACCCTTGTTGCACCGACCTCCAGCGCCCATGATTGGCTTAAACAGCAAAATCAATTTGTATTTAAAGAGCATCCGCTTATCATTGCATTCGACTCAACGGATCATTCGGTTGAATCCCTCAGCCGGGAAGAGATCGACTTTTCCATACTGAGCGCTCAAGAGGTTTTTCGTCAAACCCAAATCCGCTTGCTTGCCATTAAAGTGGCTTTCCCGGTGGGAAACATTCAACAGGTAGGCTGGGGCACCCACCCGGAACATCATCAACTGCGCAACAAGCTCGTCGAGTTTTTTACCCTGCAACGCGTACCGGGCTCACTCTTTGACTATCTTTGGGAACAACATGTGGGCATTGCCCTATCGGCGTTTAATCTTTTTATCACCTCCACCCCAGGTGGAGGTGAGCATTGAATCTGCTAACACGTTTGCGTCTTAGCCCGATCCGCCTGAAACTGTTTTTTGTAGCCTCCTTACTCATGGCCTTGGTGGTGGGGTTGTTTACTACCTTCTCGGCCCTGCTTACCGGAGAGGCCATCCGCATTCACATGGATCAAGCCTTGCAGCAGCGTACGCTACTGGCCCTACAATCCACCACCCGGTTTTTAGAGAGCCAACGGCTTAACCTAGCCCTCTTGGGTAGCACACCAGCGGTACGGGTCTATCTCCAAAATCCGGCCATGATTTCCATATCCCAACCAGGACTAGACACCCTTTTCCAGCAGGAGTTGGATAATAAACCCTGGTTTTCATCCATCATGCTTATGCACGGTGATTTGGTGGTCTATCGTCACCGTCATCCTACCCTCATACCCCATCAAGGGATCGAGCTGTTTGGCCTTGCAGAGCAGCCTATTACCACCCTAGAAAATGATCCTTACCGGGGCGAAATTTTGTTACGGGTGCCGCTGATTATACCCCATCGAGAAGACGAACCTTATGCCATCGCCGCCCGCATTAACCCAAGCCAGCTTCAATTGCAGCTTTTTCAAACCGGTGGCGAAGACCATGTGGGTTCTATCCTGTTTGCCCCTTTAGACCATAACAATCATCCTATGTTTAAAGATGTTGACCAGATTGATCCCCACTGGCAACAGCTGCTTGAGCAAGGCATTCCCCAGTGGGCTTGGCATCACCAACGGCCTCTTCAGACAAAATCCTTTTATCTGCATGGGCGGCGTCATGCCATCTACCCTTTTGCTGTTTTTGGTCATGAGCCGGTTAGTATAAAACGCACCATTATTACCCAACAGATTTTTATCCTTGTTGCGGTGGGGGCTGCCTTGCTGGCAGTAGGTTTGGTGGGCATATCCCGCATGTCCGGACAGATTACCGCCCCCATCACCCAATTAGCCAATGAAGCCTACCAGCGTGTGCACCAAGCGCTCCCTAACTTAGATATTGATCATCAACGGCTCAATGACCGCCGTGATCGCCAAAATGAGGTGGTTACACTGGGAACGCTGCTGGATCTGTTGCTGGATGAGCTCTTGCGTCACACCCAAGATTTGACCAGTCGTGTGCAGGCTCAAACCCAGGATTTAACCCAAGCAAACGCCCGCCTGTTGGAAGAGATTGAGCAGCGCCGCACCGCCGAAGAGGAGCTACGTGAACACCAAGAGTTGCTGCATGATATTTTAGAAACCAGCGTAGATGGCTTTTTGGTGGTGGATCGTAAGGGTAATGTCACCCACAGCAATCAGCGCTTTGCACAGATGTGGCAGATTCCTGAATCCATCATCATGCAGCAAGATGAGTCACTCCTGCTGCAACATGTACTGCCCCAACTGAGCCACCCCCACAGTTTTATGGCGAAGGTCAATGGCCTTTACGAAGACGATCAGTTTAGCTTGGATGAGCTCATGTTCCGAGATGGCCGGGTCTTTGAGCGCCATAGCCGCCCCCTCTACCACAATGGTGACATGGTTGGACGTCTCTGGCAGTTTCGTGATATTACCCGTGAGCGGGAACAGCAACGCCAACTGCAAACAGCCAAAGATCGCGCTGAAAGTGCCAATGCCGCCAAGAGCGCCTTTTTAGCCACCATGAGCCATGAGATCCGTACCCCACTCAATGGCATTATTGGCATGCTCGAACACCTGCGCCAAGAACCCCTAGAAGCCGCTCTCAAAGAGCGCTTTGATCTGATTTGCCGCTCCTCCGAGGTGCTGCTGGACCTGCTTAACAACATTCTGGATTTTTCAAAAATTGAAGCAGACCAACTCCGCTTTGAGTCTATTCCCTATCGACCTAAACAACTTATCCAAGATGGCATCGAGCTGCACAAACTACTGGCCCATGAAAAGGGGATTGATCTAAGCTGCCACTGTCACCCGAATTTGCCCAGCTCAAGCATGGGTGACCCAACCCGCATTCGGCAAATATTGATCAACCTTGTCAGCAACGCCATCAAATTTACCGAGACCGGTTATGTGCAGATCGAAGCCTATCTGGAAGAGGGAGCACCTGCACAGCTACACATTAATGTTTCAGACAGTGGCAGCGGCATCCCCGAGGCTCAGTTGGCGCAACTCTTTACCCCTTTTACCCAAGCCGATGGCAGCATAAGCCGTCGTCATGGGGGCACCGGATTGGGGTTAGCCATCTCCAAACGCTTGGTAGAAGCCATGTACGGCCAAATCTCCGTCACCAGCCAAGTTGGGGAGGGCTCATCATTTCTAATGACCATCCCCCATCAACCGCCCAGTCAAGCGTTGCTGTTAGAACAGGGGATGGACGATTTATTGGCCGTGGTGTCTTCCCTGGAGATTTTATTGGTGGAGGACGATCCCATTAACCAGGTGGTTGCACGCGGCTTGTTGCAGCGTGAGGGGCATCGCGTTACGTTAGCTAAGGATGGCTTAGAGGCTCTGGATCTCTTTCAACTGGACCGCTTTGACCTGATTCTGATGGATATACGCATGCCTCGCTTAAATGGGTTAGACACCACCCGGCGTATCCGTGCCCGTGAGCGTGGCCATGGGGTTACTTCGCCAATTCCGGTCATTGGCTTAACCGCAGATGTACTTAAAGAGACCCTGATCGAGGGGGATGAGGTCGGTATGCAAGAAATTATCACCAAACCCGTCCGCTTAGAGACGCTAAAACGGGCCATCGCCCGAGCTATGCACCATAAAACCTAAGGCTATGCTTGGCCTTTTTTTGGTCGATTCAAGGCATGCTGGCCTTTATTCTACTTGAGGCACGGGCGCTACACCTGTCGGATTCTTCCGCAACAGCGCTCACGCTGGCTTGGGCCAATGCAAAGATCTTTTTGCGGGGTCACCAAAATTTTTACCGATTTTGTCTATACACAAGCGATCCTCTTATGCCTAAATAGAGTGACGCTTTGTCACCATTATTTCAGCTGAGCAAAACCGTCTAAACGGGGTTTTTTACCCAAATAAATTTCGCCGGGCGATCCCCACCTAACTGGCCGGTTACTCGCTCTACTGCTGTGCTATTTCGGAAGGATTTTATCATGAAATTTGACTTGCAACAGCAAGGCCGTACCCTCGCGATAGATATTCAACCCGATAACGATGCCCAGGCCGTGGCGCTGCTCAAACAGTTTGAAAGTTGCCGCGCAGGACACTGCACCTGCGCCAGCGCTGCGCTAAGCAACCTGGATGATATGCAGGTTAACCCACAGCACAATGGTCACATTCGGGTTGAGCTAACCGCGCGGGAGGGCTCCCGTATCCAAGCCTCCGACGTGGCCAAATGTATTGTTTTTAGTGCCCCCACTGAAGCGTAGGTCAGCGCCCAAGCGATTCCCCTAAACCCCTCGACCACCGGCTTTACACCAGAGGGGCAACACCCACGGGGCACCCCTCTAGGCTTGGCTATTCTGTTTCTGTTTAACACTGCATCCAAGGCAAACCTCGCTGACGCCAGCCATTGATTAAGCCCCGTTGGTGCTTCTCATTTTTATCCCCCTCAAAACCCTCGGTCACATGGGATACCCGCTGAAAACCGTGTTGAATTAAAAAATTACCCGCGTCAATGGAGCGGTGCCCACTGCGGCAGATCAGCACAATGTGCTGATTCCGCTGAGCCAACTCCTCCACCTCCGATAGAAAATCAGGGTTAATGGCAAAGTCAGGGTAATCTTGCCACGGCACATTATAGACCCCAATGGGATGGCCCACATAGTAGTGCTCCATCTCGGTACGTATGTCGATAAACATGACCTGCTCATCCTGCACCACGGCATAGGCTTCCACAGCGGTCAGATGGTGCAGATCAGGATTGGACGGAGAGTGGGGCGATGCAGGCAACATGGCGGCCTCCTACAGTAAAAATGTGAATCTACGGTTAGCTTCAGTATGCCTGGATATTGTGGAATCACAAATTTATTTTGTGAATGTTCTATAATTTTCTTTTTTTGTACACTATATTTGGAGTGTAAAAATAATTTTATTGTCTGGGTTTATCTAAGCACCACACAACGCCGTGCTGACCTCTACCGCCATAAAAAAGCCCGCCACAGAATTGTGTGGCGGGCTTTTTTAGAGATTTTACCATTGAAAGGCGTTAGACGATCTCCAACAGGCTCTGCACCGCTGCAAGTACTTCGTTGCGGGTAAACGGCTTAGCCAAGGTGGTTATGGCCCCAAAATCCTCAGCGACACGCAGGTTAAAGTGGGCATCCAAACCTCGCCCCCCTCCAGAAATCGCAATAATACGCGCGGTAGGGGCAAATTCACGCAGCTCCATAATCACTTCTACCCCATCCTTCTCTGGCATCAACATGTCGGTAATGATGATATCGGTCTGGCGCTCTTGGTAGCTACGCACCCCCTCCAACCCATCGCTGGCTTCGGTGACATCGTGCCCATCATCTTCCAAAATTTGACGTAGCAACTCCCGCACGGCCATATCGTCGTCAATGATTAATACCGTCGCCATAACATCGGTCCCCTATCTCATTGCAACCAAAATGCATCACCGTTGATGGTGCACGATTTCCCCCACAGTGTCATCCAAAACTGGGTTTATGGGGTCTCTTCCGCCGTTTCAGCCGCCACTTTGCGTCGGCTGCCAGGGTCCATTAGCAAAACCAGCGGACTGGCCACAAAGATGGAGGAGTAGGTACCGATACCCACACCAAACAGCAGGGTCAAAGCAAAATCATGGATCACCGCCCCACCCAGCACAAACAGGGCAATCAACACCAACACGGTGGTTAGAGAAGTAATCAACGTCCGTGAAAGGGTGCGGTTGACCGCCTCATTGATGATGGTTGCTAGCGGTTGGCGCTTCATGCGCTTCATCTCTTCGCGAATGCGGTCATAGACCACAATGGTATCGTTGAGGGAGTAACCCACCACGGTCAACAAAGCGGCGACCACCACCAAGGTAAACTCTTTCTGCAATACCGAGAAAAAGCCCATGGTCAACACCACATCGTGCACCAACGCCAACACCGCACCCAGGGCAAAGCGGAGCTCAAAGCGAAAAGAGATGTAGATCAGAATGGCGACCATGGCGTAGAGCATCGCCAGCATCCCCTTTTCTGTCAGCTCTTCCCCCACCTGCGGCCCCACATACTCCACCCGGCGCATCTCCACGCCATGCTCACCCGCGATGGGTTTGAGGGCATCCAGCACACCGCTGACGATGGCCTGCTGGGCGGCATTATCCGCACCCTGCTTTTCTACCCGAATCAACACCTCTTCTGGGGTACCAAAGGATTGCACCACTGTATCCCCCAGATCCAGAGGGGCGATAGCCTGCCGAACCGGTGCCAGATCCATGGGCTTTTCAAAGCGTACCTGGATTAAGGTACCCCCGGCGAAATCAATACCAAAATTCAAAC
Protein-coding sequences here:
- a CDS encoding response regulator: MATVLIIDDDMAVRELLRQILEDDGHDVTEASDGLEGVRSYQERQTDIIITDMLMPEKDGVEVIMELREFAPTARIIAISGGGRGLDAHFNLRVAEDFGAITTLAKPFTRNEVLAAVQSLLEIV
- a CDS encoding Crp/Fnr family transcriptional regulator encodes the protein MPMDLALLQTHPPLALLPIPIQEQIVRQCQVITIPARTLVFDDGHACQALPFLLKGSIRVFKQGENGREISLYRVKPDELCIITLSCLMGGTPYPATGVTESEVEAVALPRALFLTLISREPSFRDMAFAHYSSRLAELMQLVEAVTFQKLDQRLAEWLVQQEGPILVSHQQMADELGSVREMISRLLKQFEANGWIVLGRKQVEIVNRSALLAYKTGTM
- the secF gene encoding protein translocase subunit SecF; translated protein: MQVFLKATHFDFIGRRKPAIYASLFLIGVSLVSLFTQGLNFGIDFAGGTLIQVRFEKPMDLAPVRQAIAPLDLGDTVVQSFGTPEEVLIRVEKQGADNAAQQAIVSGVLDALKPIAGEHGVEMRRVEYVGPQVGEELTEKGMLAMLYAMVAILIYISFRFELRFALGAVLALVHDVVLTMGFFSVLQKEFTLVVVAALLTVVGYSLNDTIVVYDRIREEMKRMKRQPLATIINEAVNRTLSRTLITSLTTVLVLIALFVLGGAVIHDFALTLLFGVGIGTYSSIFVASPLVLLMDPGSRRKVAAETAEETP
- a CDS encoding transporter substrate-binding domain-containing protein, with the protein product MGLRIYSFLWAMLFLATFGLVTPALARPLDEIMRSGELRLCISGDHLALTNATARTFARYLGVTPHIIHLNSWDQQFHDRDRVTHKFRAYIPALLADGRCDIYPNDIELFAWRMNMLTITPLFATRMTVVVPQSVLQPIRSLQDLGGKRTLVAPTSSAHDWLKQQNQFVFKEHPLIIAFDSTDHSVESLSREEIDFSILSAQEVFRQTQIRLLAIKVAFPVGNIQQVGWGTHPEHHQLRNKLVEFFTLQRVPGSLFDYLWEQHVGIALSAFNLFITSTPGGGEH
- a CDS encoding YgaP family membrane protein — encoded protein: MKANVGGIDRILRMVAGIALIAWAAVLGGPVWAWVGVVPLLTGLFKFCPFYPILGISSCSKCE
- a CDS encoding chemotaxis protein CheW, which encodes MVLCSFTVGDLLLGIDIMLVREIRRATPCTQVPGAPDFYMGLVNIRGQVATIADLRTRLGWEQGGVGQDNTGYFIIMKTKPEVKEWYHDKVDKHCPWEDRFGLRVDKLGVVQDFGNEGFQPRPANLEGISARFAKGVIELDRKLLVVLNLPALMGFGDPEKMDD
- a CDS encoding hybrid sensor histidine kinase/response regulator; its protein translation is MNLLTRLRLSPIRLKLFFVASLLMALVVGLFTTFSALLTGEAIRIHMDQALQQRTLLALQSTTRFLESQRLNLALLGSTPAVRVYLQNPAMISISQPGLDTLFQQELDNKPWFSSIMLMHGDLVVYRHRHPTLIPHQGIELFGLAEQPITTLENDPYRGEILLRVPLIIPHREDEPYAIAARINPSQLQLQLFQTGGEDHVGSILFAPLDHNNHPMFKDVDQIDPHWQQLLEQGIPQWAWHHQRPLQTKSFYLHGRRHAIYPFAVFGHEPVSIKRTIITQQIFILVAVGAALLAVGLVGISRMSGQITAPITQLANEAYQRVHQALPNLDIDHQRLNDRRDRQNEVVTLGTLLDLLLDELLRHTQDLTSRVQAQTQDLTQANARLLEEIEQRRTAEEELREHQELLHDILETSVDGFLVVDRKGNVTHSNQRFAQMWQIPESIIMQQDESLLLQHVLPQLSHPHSFMAKVNGLYEDDQFSLDELMFRDGRVFERHSRPLYHNGDMVGRLWQFRDITREREQQRQLQTAKDRAESANAAKSAFLATMSHEIRTPLNGIIGMLEHLRQEPLEAALKERFDLICRSSEVLLDLLNNILDFSKIEADQLRFESIPYRPKQLIQDGIELHKLLAHEKGIDLSCHCHPNLPSSSMGDPTRIRQILINLVSNAIKFTETGYVQIEAYLEEGAPAQLHINVSDSGSGIPEAQLAQLFTPFTQADGSISRRHGGTGLGLAISKRLVEAMYGQISVTSQVGEGSSFLMTIPHQPPSQALLLEQGMDDLLAVVSSLEILLVEDDPINQVVARGLLQREGHRVTLAKDGLEALDLFQLDRFDLILMDIRMPRLNGLDTTRRIRARERGHGVTSPIPVIGLTADVLKETLIEGDEVGMQEIITKPVRLETLKRAIARAMHHKT
- a CDS encoding rhodanese-like domain-containing protein, producing MLPASPHSPSNPDLHHLTAVEAYAVVQDEQVMFIDIRTEMEHYYVGHPIGVYNVPWQDYPDFAINPDFLSEVEELAQRNQHIVLICRSGHRSIDAGNFLIQHGFQRVSHVTEGFEGDKNEKHQRGLINGWRQRGLPWMQC